From Vallitalea longa, the proteins below share one genomic window:
- a CDS encoding helix-turn-helix domain-containing protein codes for MNIGNRIKQLRKTKNMTGNHLADLTGISQSIISRYERNVIEPPISSLKIICDAFGISLSQFFMTESNPIMLQELVDCAIQLPDEKVEALIQVAKYMKN; via the coding sequence ATGAACATAGGTAATAGAATTAAGCAGCTACGCAAAACTAAAAACATGACTGGAAACCATCTAGCTGATCTTACAGGTATCTCACAATCAATTATTTCTAGATACGAAAGGAATGTAATTGAACCACCTATTTCATCTTTGAAAATTATTTGTGATGCATTTGGTATTTCTTTATCTCAATTTTTTATGACTGAAAGTAATCCAATAATGTTACAAGAGTTGGTCGATTGTGCGATACAGTTACCTGATGAAAAAGTTGAAGCATTGATACAAGTTGCTAAATATATGAAGAATTAA
- a CDS encoding helix-turn-helix domain-containing protein, translating into MHFNEKLRKLRKTKELSQSMLSKLTKIPQTTISDWETNKTSPDLKQLKMLCDVLEVSIIQLLDDVT; encoded by the coding sequence TTGCATTTTAATGAAAAATTAAGGAAACTTAGAAAAACTAAAGAATTATCACAATCGATGTTATCAAAATTGACTAAGATACCTCAAACAACGATAAGTGATTGGGAAACTAATAAAACGTCTCCAGATTTAAAACAATTAAAAATGTTGTGTGATGTATTAGAGGTATCAATTATTCAATTACTTGATGATGTAACTTAA
- a CDS encoding helix-turn-helix domain-containing protein — MLILNISEWTANRLKVLCKEKNITINKLATLSGITQSTLNSIIKGESKNPRLSTIKKICIGLNISINDFFDESFDELDID; from the coding sequence GTGTTAATTTTGAATATATCTGAATGGACAGCAAACAGATTAAAGGTACTATGTAAAGAAAAAAATATAACTATTAATAAATTAGCTACTTTATCTGGTATAACACAATCTACTTTAAACAGCATTATTAAAGGAGAAAGTAAAAATCCTCGCCTTTCTACTATAAAAAAAATATGTATAGGTCTTAATATAAGTATTAACGATTTTTTTGATGAAAGTTTTGATGAACTTGATATTGATTAA
- a CDS encoding helix-turn-helix domain-containing protein: protein MLRNRLKKLRIDNHLTQEELGKKVNLKKSAISKYEKGRVEPNIDVIIKFAEIFNVSIDYLIGKTDNANKIQLSDCTQNLSYEICSLLINKGVISEEEELTKEKIEWIKKILGHAIDLSKM, encoded by the coding sequence ATGTTAAGAAATAGGTTAAAAAAACTTCGCATTGATAATCATTTAACTCAAGAAGAGTTAGGGAAAAAAGTTAATTTAAAAAAATCTGCAATATCAAAATATGAAAAAGGAAGAGTAGAACCTAATATTGATGTTATAATTAAATTTGCTGAAATATTTAATGTCTCTATAGATTATTTAATTGGTAAAACTGATAATGCTAACAAGATTCAATTATCTGATTGTACTCAAAATCTTTCTTATGAAATTTGTAGTTTATTAATTAATAAAGGGGTTATATCAGAAGAAGAAGAATTAACTAAAGAAAAGATTGAATGGATAAAAAAAATATTAGGACATGCAATTGATTTAAGTAAAATGTAA